From a single Raphanus sativus cultivar WK10039 chromosome 3, ASM80110v3, whole genome shotgun sequence genomic region:
- the LOC108844570 gene encoding probable FBD-associated F-box protein At1g32375, whose product MPPVDSICHLPDALLLRILSELPTAKDVVATMVLSKRWEPLWKSVPKLVFDDDSNQNIDDTGSRFSRFVERSLILHEAPVETLHFNLTEESLVVNEIGVWIALAVKCSVRDLIMDIDCPTILPRSLYRGSGMLVSLKLKSVTLMDVSPLPSFLTLKALTLASVKYPGDEFVRRLLSSCHVLEDLDVEQCVGDNVTIFTVKVPSLISASLYKSAKRCTQSEDGFVIDAPSLEYLNILYDTSGFCVIENDMPHLGEADVVASHSSPGVTLTSFNSAKRLFTCLPYSKDAYSVGTVFHRLVYLRICTCETEWLNLLMRLLNDSPNLRFLKLQECHKIDSTRPCWNDPSSVPECLSSSLETLEWVGYQGREEEKEVAAFILRSGSCLKKVTISSKSTDSDKKKLEMLKELSLSFRRSPTCQLAFN is encoded by the exons ATGCCTCCTGTTGATAGCATATGTCATTTGCCCGATGCACTACTCCTGAGAATACTGTCAGAACTTCCTACTGCCAAAGATGTTGTGGCCACAATGGTTTTGTCAAAACGATGGGAGCCTCTTTGGAAGTCAGTGCCAAAACTTGTATTCGACGACGATAGCAATCAGAACATTGATGATACTGGAAGCAGGTTTTCTCGCTTTGTGGAGAGGTCTTTGATTCTGCACGAGGCACCGGTCGAAACTTTGCATTTCAATCTAACTGAGGAGTCTCTTGTTGTTAATGAAATTGGAGTATGGATTGCACTTGCAGTTAAATGCAGTGTGCGTGACCTGATAATGGATATTGACTGTCCAACCATACTTCCAAGGAGTTTATATAGAGGCTCTGGAATGCTCGTTTCCTTGAAACTAAAGAGTGTGACTCTTATGGATGTTTCTCCATTGCCTTCTTTCTTGACCCTTAAAGCTTTGACCCTTGCATCTGTCAAGTACCCAGGTGATGAGTTTGTCAGGAGGCTTTTGTCCAGCTGTCATGTTCTTGAAGATTTGGATGTCGAACAATGTGTCGGTGACAATGTAACTATTTTCACTGTTAAGGTTCCTTCTCTCATTAGTGCATCTTTGTATAAATCAGCAAAAAGATGTACACAAAGTGAAGATGGATTTGTGATCGATGCTCCTTCTTTGGAGTACTTGAACATTCTTTATGATACTTCTGGGTTTTGTGTCATTGAGAATGATATGCCTCATCTTGGTGAGGCAGATGTTGTCGCCTCTCATAGTTCCCCTGGTGTGACTCTGACTTCTTTCAATTCAGCAAAGCGTCTCTTTACATGTTTACCATACTCAAAG GATGCATATTCTGTTGGTACTGTCTTCCACCGTCTTGTATATTTGAGAATATGCACATGTGAGACAGAGTGGTTGAATCTACTTATGCGTTTACTCAATGATTCCCCTAATTTACGGTTCCTCAAACTTCAAGAG TGCCATAAGATTGATAGCACACGCCCCTGCTGGAATGACCCAAGCTCAGTTCCCGAATGTCTCTCATCGAGTCTAGAAACTCTTGAATGGGTAGGATAtcaaggaagagaagaagagaaagaagtagCAGCATTCATACTAAGAAGCGGAAGCTGTTTGAAGAAAGTAACTATCTCTTCTAAATCGACTGACTCGGACAAGAAAAAACTTGAGATGCTCAAGGAGTTGTCCTTGTCCTTCAGGCGTTCACCTACATGTCAGCTCGCATTCAACTGA
- the LOC108846727 gene encoding FBD-associated F-box protein At5g56380 has translation MDHISDIKLIRTDTTLDLSQKAEKGILLEDLFLVQRSFLPNALNYKIIVPSLKRLSLIAPLKLNNVSEVVIDTPLLKSLQIINRSGSLSFSEPMNNSEVLKANIDVILKRPEKLLHSLASIVHIRLCLSDSEVVYPHGCCFHRLKYLEVCTCKSEWFLLFMRLLQDSPVLKVIKINQCHPAINPHHHQSNQPVSVPRCLSSNLEIFEWIKYEGTQHERELSTYILKTAVFLKKASFTARSDGYKEKLQMLQELSFSRRASSTCELVFN, from the exons ATGGACCACATATCAGatattaaactgataagaaCAGATACTACACTTGATCTTAGCCAAAAGGCCGAGAAAGGTATTCTTCTTGAAGACTTATTCCTAGTGCAAAGATCCTTTCTGCCCAATGCGCTGAATTATAAGATTATAGTTCCTTCTTTGAAGAGATTATCTTTGATTGCCCCATTGAAACTTAATAATGTCAGTGAAGTTGTGATAGATACTCCACTATTAAAATCCTTGCAAATTATAAATCGTTCAGGTAGCCTTTCATTTAGCGAACCAATGAACAACAGTGAGGTACTCAAGGCCAATATTGATGTTATTCTCAAGCGTCCCGAGAAGCTTCTGCATTCTCTTGCTTCTATCGTGCATATTCGTTTATGTTTATCAGACTCAGAG gTGGTGTATCCTCATGGTTGTTGCTTCCATAGACTCAAATATTTGGAGGTATGTACATGCAAATCGGAGTGGTTTTTACTATTTATGCGTCTGCTCCAAGATTCACCTGTCTTAAAGGTTATCAAAATCAATCAG TGTCATCCTGCTATAAATCCCCATCATCATCAGTCCAACCAACCGGTTTCTGTTCCAAGATGTTTGTCCTCGAATCTTGAAATCTTTGAGTGGATAAAATACGAAGGAACACAACACGAGAGAGAACTTTCGACGTACATCTTGAAAACCGCAGTTTTCTTAAAGAAGGCGAGCTTCACTGCTAGATCCGATGGTTACAAGGAGAAACTGCAGATGCTTCAGGAGTTATCTTTTTCACGAAGGGCTTCATCCACTTGTGAGCTTGTGTTTAACTAA
- the LOC108845505 gene encoding probable FBD-associated F-box protein At1g32375, whose amino-acid sequence MAHVDRISHLPEALLLRILSELPTTKDVLATMVLSKQWEHLWKSVPKLVYNDSCQNIYDTGRFSCFVDRSLILHEAPVETLHFKLTQKSLAVNDIGVWITIAVKCGVRDMIINIDCYSCTTPVILPRSLYKGSRMLVSLKLNSVTLMDVSSLPSFPTLKTLSLVSVKYPGDEFVRRFLSSCPVLEALRVEQRPDDNVTIFTVKVPSLKSATLYKSARRCTESEDGFVVDAPSLEYLNICFRPVGFCVIEDMPKIVKANVTAYHSSSGVTLTSFTSAKRLSICLPYSKDAYSVGTVFHRLVRLRIFTYKTEWLNLLMCLLNDSPNLRHLKLQKCHEIELARPCWNDPSSVPECLSSSLETLEWEGYEGRKEDKEVVAFILRSGRCLKKVTISSKSTDSDKKLEMLKELSLSFRRSPTCQLAFD is encoded by the exons ATGGCTCATGTGGATAGGATCAGTCATTTGCCTGAAGCGCTACTCTTGAGAATACTATCAGAATTGCCTACTACTAAAGATGTTTTGGCCACAATGGTTTTGTCAAAACAATGGGAGCATCTTTGGAAGTCAGTGCCGAAACTGGTATACAACGATAGCTGTCAGAATATTTATGATACTGGAAGGTTTTCTTGCTTTGTGGACAGGTCTTTGATTCTGCACGAAGCACCGGTAGAAACTTTGCATTTCAAACTAACTCAGAAATCTCTTGCTGTTAATGATATTGGAGTATGGATTACAATTGCAGTTAAGTGCGGTGTGCGTGACATGATTATCAATATCGACTGTTATTCCTGTACAACTCCAGTCATACTTCCAAGGAGTTTATATAAAGGCTCTAGAATGCTTGTTTCCTTGAAACTAAATAGTGTGACTCTTATGGATGTTTCTTCATTGCCTTCTTTCCCGACCCTTAAAACTCTGAGCCTTGTATCTGTCAAGTACCCAGGTGATGAGTTTGTCAGGAGGTTTTTGTCGAGTTGTCCTGTTCTTGAAGCTTTGCGTGTGGAACAACGTCCCGATGACAATGTAACCATTTTCACAGTTAAGGTACCTTCTCTCAAGAGTGCAACTTTGTATAAATCAGCAAGAAGATGTACAGAAAGTGAAGATGGATTTGTAGTAGATGCTCCTTCTTTGGAGTACTTGAACATTTGTTTTCGTCCGGTTGGATTTTGTGTCATTGAAGATATGCCTAAAATTGTTAAGGCAAATGTTACTGCGTATCATAGTTCTTCTGGGGTGACTCTGACTTCTTTCACTTCAGCAAAGCGTCTCTCTATATGTTTACCATACTCAAAG GATGCATATTCTGTTGGTACTGTCTTCCACCGTCTTGTACGTTTAAGAATATTCACATATAAGACAGAGTGGTTGAATCTACTTATGTGTTTGCTCAATGATTCCCCTAATTTACGGCATCTCAAACTTCAAAAG TGCCATGAGATTGAACTCGCACGCCCCTGCTGGAATGACCCGAGCTCAGTTCCTGAGTGTCTGTCATCGAGTCTAGAAACTCTTGAATGGGAAGGATATGAAGGAagaaaagaagacaaagaagtAGTAGCATTCATATTAAGAAGCGGAAGATGTTTGAAGAAAGTAACCATCTCCTCTAAATCCACTGACTCCGACAAGAAACTTGAGATGCTCAAGGAGTTGTCCTTGTCATTCAGGCGTTCACCTACATGTCAGCTTGCATTCGACTGA
- the LOC108846747 gene encoding probable FBD-associated F-box protein At1g32375 → MAHVDRISHLPEALLLRILSKLPIAKDVLATMVLSKRWEHLWKSVPKLVNDDSCQNIDDSGRFSRFVERSLFLHEAPVETLHFKLTKKSLAVDIGVWIALAVKCSVRDLIIDIDCPAILPRSLYRGSKMLVSLKLKSVTLMDVSSSLPSFPALKTLSLVSVKYPGDEFVRRFLSSCHVLEDLFVEQYVDDNVTIFTVKVPSLKSASLYKSGKRCTQSEDGFVIDAPSLEYLGIFFNPVGFCVIENDMPNLVTANVSAAHSSPGDAYSVGIVFNHLVHLKICTCETEWLNLLMRLLNDSPNLRYLKLQEVHSHEIDSTRPRWNDPSSVPECLSSSLETLEWVGYEGRKEEKEVAAFILRSGSCLKKVTIVTSKSTDSDKKLEMLKELSLSFRRSPTCQLAFS, encoded by the exons ATGGCTCATGTGGATAGGATCAGTCATTTGCCTGAAGCGCTACTCCTGAGAATACTGTCAAAACTGCCTATTGCTAAAGATGTTCTGGCCACAATGGTTTTGTCAAAACGATGGGAGCATCTTTGGAAGTCAGTGCCGAAACTGGTAAACGACGATAGCTGTCAGAATATTGATGATTCTGGAAGGTTTTCTCGCTTTGTGGAGAGGTCTTTGTTTCTGCACGAGGCACCGGTAGAAACTTTGCATTTCAAACTTACCAAAAAGTCTCTTGCGGTTGATATTGGAGTATGGATTGCACTTGCAGTTAAATGCAGTGTGCGTGACCTGATTATAGATATTGACTGTCCAGCCATACTTCCAAGGAGTTTATATAGAGGCTCTAAAATGCTCGTTTCCTTGAAACTAAAGAGTGTGACTCTTATGGATGTTTCTTCTTCCTTGCCTTCTTTCCCGGCCCTTAAAACTTTGAGCCTTGTATCTGTCAAGTACCCAGGTGATGAGTTTGTCAGGAGGTTTTTGTCGAGTTGTCATGTTCTTGAAGATTTGTTTGTGGAACAATATGTCGATGACAATGTAACCATTTTCACAGTTAAGGTTCCTTCTCTCAAGAGTGCATCTTTGTATAAATCAGGAAAAAGATGTACACAAAGTGAAGATGGATTTGTAATCGATGCTCCTTCTTTGGAATACTTGGGCATTTTTTTTAATCCCGTTGGATTTTGTGTCATTGAGAATGATATGCCTAATCTTGTTACGGCAAATGTTTCCGCGGCTCATAGTTCCCCTGGT GATGCATATTCTGTTGGAATTGTCTTCAACCATCTTGTACACTTGAAAATATGCACATGTGAGACAGAGTGGTTGAATCTACTTATGCGTTTGCTCAATGATTCCCCTAATTTACGGTATCTCAAACTTCAAGAGGTACACA GCCATGAGATTGATAGCACACGCCCCCGCTGGAATGACCCGAGCTCAGTTCCTGAATGTCTGTCATCGAGTCTAGAAACTCTTGAATGGGTAGGATATGaaggaagaaaagaagagaaagaagtagCAGCATTCATACTAAGAAGCGGAAGCTGTTTGAAGAAAGTAACTATAGTTACCTCTAAGTCCACTGACTCCGACAAGAAACTTGAGATGCTCAAGGAGTTGTCCTTGTCATTCAGGCGTTCACCTACATGCCAGCTTGCATTCAGCTGA
- the LOC130509506 gene encoding probable FBD-associated F-box protein At1g32375, translating into MFFCCIRKKTLTIIKEERDHMDRISELPDALLLKILSYLPTKKVVTTMVLSKRWKYLYTLVPTLEYDHTSYQDGEDRSFSRFVYCSLLLHEAPVLRVLSIVLGQNTGAIDIGVFVRTAIKRHARHLMIEIDDTCSAETINPVMLPTSLYTGCTMLVSLWVNNVVLMDSSSTVSFPSLKTLFLKSVKYPNNEFVPKILAGCPVLENLFVDRCPGDNVNLFVVRVPSLKILLLKKASDIHSDGFLIDAPCLELIGIIDNTKGFCGIEHNMPKIDAANVCVTCNRTEQILSSLTSLQQLRLCLMTSKDAYPEGISFNRLVELTLCTSAPEWLNLLMRLLKDSPRLRVLRLEQVHLDEAVNPRPSWNEPTHVPSCLLSSLETFEWSQYEGREEEIKVAKFIIRNSACLKNATFYPKSTDPTEKLEMLTELSVSPRSSSICQLDFGRGTPTVRNIIYDHRLMKRVRQTFHQ; encoded by the exons ATGTTCTTTTGCTGCATTag GAAGAAAACTTTGACGATAATCAAAGAGGAGCGGGATCATATGGATAGGATAAGTGAGTTGCCTGATGCGTTGCTCTTgaaaatattgtcatatttgCCAACAAAAAAAGTTGTGACCACAATGGTTTTATCGAAACGATGGAAGTATCTTTATACGCTTGTGCCAACACTTGAATATGATCATACTAGTTATCAAGATGGTGAGGACAGGAGCTTCTCGCGGTTCGTTTACTGTTCTTTGCTTTTACACGAGGCTCCAGTTCTAAGAGTGTTGTCTATCGTACTTGGTCAAAACACTGGTGCTATAGATATTGGAGTTTTTGTTAGAACCGCTATTAAACGCCATGCGCGTCACCTGATGATTGAGATTGATGATACTTGTTCTGCTGAAACTATCAATCCAGTGATGCTTCCTACTAGCTTGTATACAGGTTGTACAATGCTTGTGAGTTTGTGGGTAAACAATGTGGTTCTTATGGATTCGTCTTCTACGGTTTCCTTCCCATCCCTCAAAACTTTGTTCCTTAAATCAGTGAAGTACCCAAATAATGAATTTGTCCCCAAGATTTTAGCTGGTTGTCCTGTTCTTGAAAATTTATTCGTGGATCGATGCCCCGGTGACAATGTGAACCTTTTCGTAGTTAGAGTGCCCTCTTTGAAGATCCTATTGTTAAAAAAAGCATCGGACATCCATTCTGACGGGTTTTTAATAGATGCTCCTTGTTTGGAGCTCATAGGGATTATTGATAATACGAAAGGATTTTGTGGTATTGAGCATAATATGCCTAAGATTGATGCGGCAAATGTGTGTGTTACTTGTAATCGTACCGAACAGATTCTTTCTTCTCTTACATCACTCCAGCAACTTAGACTATGTTTAATGACCTCAAAG GATGCATATCCTGAAGGAATATCATTTAACCGGCTTGTAGAATTGACTCTGTGTACATCTGCACCGGAATGGTTGAATCTACTTATGCGTCTTCTCAAAGATTCACCCAGACTAAGAGTCCTCAGACTAGAACAA GTCCATCTCGATGAGGCTGTGAATCCACGGCCGTCCTGGAACGAACCTACTCATGTTCCTAGCTGTTTATTGTCCAGTCTCGAAACTTTTGAATGGTCACAATAcgaaggaagagaagaagagatcaAAGTCGCAAAATTCATCATAAGAAACTCTGCTTGTTTAAAGAATGCAACTTTCTATCCTAAATCTACTGATCCTACAGAGAAGCTTGAGATGCTAACTGAATTATCAGTGTCACCGAGGAGTTCTTCAATATGTCAGCTTGATTTCGGTCGTGGGACTCCTACAGTTAGGAACATTATTTATGATCACCGTTTGATGAAACGTGTAAGACAGACATTCCACCAGTag
- the LOC130509263 gene encoding glucosidase 2 subunit beta-like — translation MRVVVALSSSVSLSILLLLASAIRSSSSPLKDPFVGISPQDEKYYKSSSEIKCKDGSKRFTIAQLNDDFCDCPDGTDEPGTSACPNGKFYCRNAGHSPLVLFSSRVNDGICDCCDGSDEYGGNVTCPNTCWEAGKAARESLKKKIETYKQGLVVRRKEIEQAKVGLEKDGAELKKLKSEEKILRGLVQQLKERKEEIEKVEEKERLQKEKEDKERKDAELAAQPGKGNSEEVKTDGNEKVEGSTDGEEEMPGAYQDAEDLDENEHHDEIGNYKDFPTDEEPAADTEPTSILEEATHNNPADEHVVETNKESPSSEDSISDGSENDASTKKDDSVSEKKEELSKEELGRLVASRWTGEKSEKPTEADDIPKADDQENHEHTPTTPHEVDEDDGFVSDGDEDTADEGKYSDHEPEDDTYEEESRHDSTSSYKSDAEDDLDLSEMRTSNPTWLEKIQKTVKNILQAVNLIQTTPVDKSEADRVRKEYDESSSKLNKIQSRVSSLEKKLKQDFGPEKEFYSFHGRCFESKQGKYTYKVCGYKEATQEEGYSKSRLGEWEKFENSYQFMTYTNGDKCWNGPDRSLKIKLRCGLKNELMDVDEPSRCEYAAVLSTPARCLEDKLKELEQKLEKMMSQDQPPHSHDEL, via the exons ATGAGAGTAGTAGTAGCATTATCTTCCTCTGTCTCCCTCTCCATTCTTCTCCTCCTTGCTTCTGCTATCAGATCAAGCTCTTCTCCATTGAAGGATCCGTTTGTCGGCATTTCTCCTCAAG ATGAGAAGTATTACAAGTCATCTTCTGAGATCAAGTGTAAGGATGGATCAAAGAGATTCACGATAGCTCAACTTAATGACGATTTCTGCGATTGCCCTGACGGAACTGACGAACCAG GTACCTCAGCTTGTCCAAATGGAAAGTTCTATTGTCGGAACGCAGGACATTCTCCGctagttttgttttcttccaGAGTCAATGATGGTATCTGTG ATTGTTGTGATGGGAGTGATGAGTATGGTGGTAATGTGACTTGCCCGAATACATGCTGGGAGGCTGGCAAAGCTGCTCGAGAGAGCCTGAAGAAAAAGATCGAAACTTATAAGCAGGGGCTTGTAGTAAGGAGGAAGGAGATCGAACAGGCGAAAGTGGGTTTGGAGAAAGATGGAGCAGAGCTGAAGAAGCTGAAAAGCGAGGAGAAGATTTTGAGAGGGCTTGTTCAACAGCTGAAAG AACGTAAAGAAGAAATTGAGAAGGTAGAAGAGAAGGAGCGTCTACAGAAAGAAAAGGAGGACAAGGAAAGGAAAGATGCTGAGTTAGCTGCCCAGCCAGGAAAGGGGAACAGTGAAGAGGTGAAGACAGATGGCAATGAAAAAGTTGAAGGAAGCACAGATGGTGAAGAAGAGATGCCGGGAGCTTACCAGGATGCTGAAGATCTGGATGAAAACGAACATCATGATGAGATTGGTAATTACAAGGATTTTCCTACAGACGAG GAGCCAGCAGCTGACACTGAACCAACAAGCATATTGGAAGAGGCTACTCACAATAATCCAGCAGACGag CATGTTGTGGAGACGAACAAGGAATCTCCTTCATCTGAGGATTCTATCTCAGATGGATCTGAAAATGATGCTAGTACCAAAAAGGATGATTCTGTATCCGAGAAGAAGGAAGAGTTGTCAAAGGAGGAGCTGGGGCGTCTCGTTGCGTCTCGCTGGACAGGAGAGAAATCTGAGAAGCCAACTGAGGCAGATGATATCCCCAAAGCTGATGATCAGGAAAACCATGAGCACACCCCCACCACTCCACATGAAGTAGATGAAGATGATGGGTTTGTTTCAGATGGTGATGAAGATACCGCAGACGAAGGAAAATACAGCGACCATGAACCGGAAGATGACACGTATGAAGAGGAGTCTCGACATGATTCTACTTCTTCCTACAAATCTGATGCAGAGGATGATCTCGACCTATCAG AGATGAGAACCTCAAATCCTACTTGGTTGGAGAAGATACAAAAGACTGTCAAGAACATTTTACAGGCTGTGAATTTGATCCAAACTACCCCAGTGGACAAATCAG AGGCTGATCGGGTACGCAAGGAATACGATGAGTCGAGCTCAAAACTGAACAAGATACAGTCAAGGGTATCGAGCTTAGAGAAGAAGCTAAAACAAGACTTTG GACCGGAGAAAGAGTTCTATTCATTCCACGGTcgttgttttgagagtaaacagGGCAA GTATACATACAAAGTCTGCGGATATAAAGAAGCAACACAAGAGGAGGGCTATTCGAAAAGTCGGTTAGG GGAATGGGAGAAGTTTGAGAACTCGTACCAGTTCATGACATATACAAACGGAGATAAGTGTTGGAACGGTCCCGATAGAAGCCTCAAG ATTAAACTAAGATGTGGGTTAAAAAATGAGCTTATGGATGTGGATGAACCAAGCCGTTGCGA ATATGCAGCAGTTTTATCTACTCCAGCTCGGTGTTTGGAAGATAAACTTAAA GAACTAGAACAAAAGCTGGAGAAGATGATGAGCCAAGACCAACCACCTCACAGTCATGACGAACTCTGA
- the LOC108846847 gene encoding FBD-associated F-box protein At5g56370, with protein sequence MDRISSLPNDLLLHILSLLPTKDVLTTSVLSKRWLNLWKLVSKLKYIERYDNADHVRFLRFVERSLVLNTALVLQSLHLKLDQQCSDEEVEFWIRTAVKRGLGELRFEYSYMIDEPSRLPQSLYTCGTLVVLKLQNVSLVNVRFPVRFQLLKTLHLDKVIYLDNETPQKLLSCCPILEVLDLDRADYDNVKSFSLRVPSLQRFDYYGGGDGSELVMNTPSLKYFKTLGFAYKCTIEYLPEILVAHVVVTCGNTDDILRSLASVKRLFLCLPTEPQFPSGSIFHQLEHLEFCTCETEWDLLMSFLRHSPKLRSLKLNETHGNVCGYRALHWDEPSSVPETLKFVLETFEWRNYRGWEVERELASFVLKHARRLKVATFSPPGRTQLYTTLIRKYRMITELVCLRRGSAECELVFG encoded by the exons ATGGACAGAATCAGTTCGCTTCCCAATGATCTCTTACTGCACATACTCTCATTGCTACCTACTAAAGATGTCCTAACCACGAGTGTTTTGTCAAAACGGTGGCTAAATCTATGGAAGTTGGTGTCTAAACTCAAGTACATCGAAAGGTACGACAATGCTGATCATGTGAGATTTCTCCGGTTTGTGGAAAGGTCTTTGGTTCTAAACACGGCTCTAGTCTTACAAAGCTTGCATCTCAAGTTAGATCAACAATGCAGCGATGAAGAAGTTGAATTTTGGATTAGAACTGCAGTCAAACGTGGTTTGGGTGAGCTCAGGTTTGAATACAGTTATATGATTGATGAGCCTAGCAGATTGCCTCAGAGCTTGTACACATGTGGAACACTTGTGGTACTAAAATTACAAAACGTGTCGCTTGTGAATGTTCGGTTCCCTGTACGTTTCCAGTTGCTCAAAACGTTGCACCTTGATAAGGTTATTTACTTAGACAATGAAACTCCGCAGAAGCTATTATCATGCTGCCCTATTCTTGAAGTATTGGACTTGGATCGAGCTGATTATGACAACGTGAAGAGTTTCTCACTTAGGGTGCCTTCATTACAAAGGTTTGACTATTATGGAGGAGGAGATGGTTCTGAGCTTGTGATGAATACGCCTTCTTTGAAGTATTTCAAGACTTTAGGTTTTGCTTACAAGTGTACGATTGAGTATTTGCCTGAGATCTTGGTAGCACATGTCGTGGTTACATGTGGCAACACTGATGATATCCTCAGATCTCTTGCATCAGTCAAACGCCTCTTCTTATGTCTACCCACAGAG CCTCAGTTTCCTTCTGGTAGTATCTTCCACCAGCTTGAACATTTGGAGTTTTGCACATGTGAAACAGAGTGGGATCTACTTATGTCTTTTCTCCGACATTCCCCGAAACTTCGTTCTCTCAAGCTAAACGAG ACACATGGCAATGTGTGTGGATATCGTGCACTTCATTGGGATGAACCAAGCTCAGTCCCTGAGACGCTGAAGTTCGTTCTTGAGACTTTTGAGTGGAGAAACTACAGAGGATGGGAAGTAGAGAGAGAACTCGCAAGTTTTGTGTTAAAACATGCAAGGCGTCTAAAGGTTGCGACGTTTTCTCCCCCAGGCAGAACACAACTGTATACCACGCTTATTAGGAAGTATCGTATGATCACGGAGTTGGTGTGTTTGCGGAGGGGCTCGGCTGAGTGTGAGCTTGTGTTTGGTTGA
- the LOC108846529 gene encoding nitrilase 2-like — translation MSTLKNTTQVNGDSSSSMVRATIVQASTVYNDTPKTIEKAEKLIAEAASNGSELVVFPEGFIGGYPRGFRFGIAVGVHNEEGRDEFRKYHASAIHVPGPEVDKLAELARKNNVYLVMGAIEKDGYTLYCTALFFSSEGRFLGKHRKVMPTSLERCIWGFGDGSTIPVYDTPIGKLGAAICWENRMPLYRTALYGKGVELYCAPTADGTKEWQSSMMHIAIEGGCFVLSACQFCLRKDFPKDADHLFTDYDVQHDETIVSQGGSVIISPLGKVLAGPNFESEGLITADLDLGDIARAKLYFDVVGHYSKPDIFNLTVNEHPKKPVTFVSKAVKAEDDSESREK, via the exons ATGTCGACTCTCAAAAACACAACTCAAGTTAACGGAGATTCCTCATCATCCATGGTTCGAGCTACAATCGTCCAGGCCTCCACCGTCTATAACGATACTCCTAAAACTATAG AAAAGGCGGAGAAGTTAATTGCAGAGGCGGCGAGCAACGGATCCGAGCTTGTGGTGTTCCCGGAGGGGTTTATCGGTGGATATCCTCGTGGGTTTAGGTTTGGTATAGCGGTTGGTGTTCACAACGAAGAAGGTCGTGATGAGTTCCGCAAATACCATGCTTCTGCCATTCATGTTCCTG GCCCTGAAGTTGATAAACTGGCGGAGCTAGCTAGGAAAAACAATGTGTACTTGGTAATGGGGGCTATAGAGAAGGATGGCTATACACTCTACTGCACAGCCCTTTTCTTCAGCTCTGAAGGTCGATTCTTGGGTAAGCATCGTAAAGTCATGCCAACAAGTCTTGAACGTTGCATCTGGGGTTTTGGGGACGGATCAACCATCCCTGTTTACGACACACCCATTGGCAAACTCGGTGCTGCTATTTGCTGGGAAAATAGAATGCCCCTCTACAGAACTGCCCTGTACGGAAAGG GAGTTGAATTATATTGTGCACCTACTGCTGATGGTACCAAGGAATGGCAATCGTCGATGATGCACATTGCCATAGAGGGTGGATGTTTCGTATTGTCGGCTTGCCAGTTCTGTCTGCGTAAAGATTTCCCTAAGGATGCTGATCACCTTTTTACCGACTATGATGTCCAACACGATGAAACCATTGTCTCCCAAGGTGGTAGTGTCATTATCTCACCATTGGGAAAGGTTCTCGCGGGACCAAACTTTGAATCAGAGGGTCTCATCACAGCTGATCTTG ATCTTGGTGATATAGCAAGAGCCAAGTTATATTTTGATGTGGTGGGACATTACTCGAAGCCAGATATTTTTAACTTGACCGTAAATGAGCACCCGAAGAAACCAGTTACATTCGTTTCGAAGGCGGTGAAAGCTGAGGATGACTCAGAGTCTAGGGAGAAATAA